From Aegilops tauschii subsp. strangulata cultivar AL8/78 chromosome 5, Aet v6.0, whole genome shotgun sequence:
ATAATAGGTTTTCAGTCGATTTCTCGGACAAGAGATTTGTTCGAGTCAGTTGCCATATAGAACTAGCATAGGTGCCATAATGAGTATCGGCTGAAATTTCGTCTGTCAAAAACTGACTCAAAAGACTAAGATTTGTAGATTGAAAGGGGGCAATTCTCATTTGAACCTAAATCATGCCAACCACAACTACCCAAGTCGACACACCTGAAATGATCAACAACCTAGCAGCATTAACAGAACTTTAAATAAGGCGAGACTTTGATAAAGACATCTTCAAAGAGGAAAAAATCCCATTATTTCACTTATTGAATTAGCAATTACCAAACATTTTTATACACCCTTCCTTGCACATCTCGATCACTTTAGTTACACCGCAAACCATACAATACTAGAAAAAGATTATAGAAAAAATAAAACAACACAAGTAGTAATAATTACTCAACACACGAGAGCACACATGTATCAAATATTCAAGCCTCAACGTAGAGGTGAGCTGGGAGCTTGGGCTCCATGACAGCCTCCAGCGGGAACTTGCGTGGCGTGGACAGTCCGAAGATCTCCTCCATGCTCAGCTCCACGCCATCAGGGAGCCTCCACGTGAACCCGTGCAGGAGGTTCGCTAGGCTTACCTGGATCACCTTCAACCCAAGACTATACCCGGGGCACATCCTGCGTCCCGACCCGAATGGAAGCAACTCATAATCCTGCCCCTTGACATCGAGCCTGCTGCCGAGGAACCGCTCCGGCATGAACTCCTCCGGCGCTTCCCACAACTCTGGGTCGCGACCAATAGACCAGACCATGACTAGCACCCGTGTGCCGGCAGGAATGTCGTAGCCATTGATGGACGTGTCCTCACGGGAAAGGCGGGGTACAAGCATCGGCGCTACTGGATGCAACCGCATGGTTTCTTTGACGATGGCATCCACATAGGGAAGGCTCGGCATGTCCTTTTCGGTGACCCATCGGCCTCGCCCCACCACACGGTCCAACTCCTCAGTGGCTTTGGCAAGCACCTCTGGCTTCTTCAGGAGCTCTGAGAGGGCCCATTCCACTGTCACCGCCGAGCTCTCCGTGCCGCCAGCAATGAGGTCCTACAGGTGCACGTTTCAAAATGGTGCCGATTAGTGTGAGAACTCGAAATTTATTGTGATGTGCAAATGAGTCTTATACTGCACACAGTTACAGAATCAGTTGCGAGTATTGTGACCAAGTAATGAATGGCAATGTCACGATTGAATTTGAGGGTGTTGCCCACTGGAATGTAAAGTTCATTTCTCTACCGTGTTTGGTGGAACTTGTCTACACATGGTGGGACGTGCCTATCAACAATCCCATTATTTTCCCCAGAGTTCAGATAATGGATATTATTAGAGTCTGACTCGCTTAGACCGATAGCAACAGGACATAATATGCTTGCTGGCTTTTCTGCTTAGAACGACGATACTTGTTTTTGTTTTCAGTGCAGGCAACCAACAACGTTTGTGTACGAAACCTAGTCTCAAAGCACATACTCTCATCATTTTTAGTTTGCATATaaaatttggtcaaagtcaagttttatTAACTTTGACTAATATTATAAAAAAAAATCAAGATTCACAATAtgaatcaatattgttagatgcatcatgaaattaattttcaaaccatatagttttagtattttagatgttgatatttttttctGTAAAGTTGATCAAACTTTACAAAGGTTGACTTTgatcaaatcttatatgcagactaaaaaaatggagggagtactaaattgTTTTTGTAGGAGCAAGCAGGGGATAAACATAATTAATTCACTCACCTGAGTGAAAGCCTTGACGCCCTCTCTGTTGAGCTTGACCTCGAGACCGGGATCGCTGGCGAACTGCAGCAGCACGTCCACCATGTCCTTGACCACGAAGCTCTCCCCCTCGTGCCCACGCCGCTCGCTGTGCTCGTCCACGACGTGCTCCAGGAACCGGTCGAACATCTTGCTCAGCTTCTTCATCCTCTTGATGTACCCCTGCAGGTCCATCCAGTCGAGCCACGGGATGGAGTCGCCGATGTTGAGCACGCCGTTGAGCAGGAACAGCTCGTCGATCATCCACTTGAACTCCTCAGGCGTCGTGATCACCGCCCCTGCCTCGTCCCTCACCTCCTTCTCCAGGTACTTCTTGCCCATCACCATGCGCGTGATCACGTTCAGGCTCACCGTGGACAGGTAGTCCTTGAGCACCACCACGCGGCCGGCACCGGCGCCGCCGCGGTACAGGTCGCCGAGGAGGGCGAGCACCTCCTCCCTGCGGATGTACTCGTACGACTCGAGGCGCTTGGCGCTGAAGAGCTCGGTGAGGCACATCTTGCGGGCCTGGCGCCAGTAGGCGCCGTAGGGGGACCAGGTGATGTCGCTGTAGTTGTAGGTGGTGTACCTGCCGGCGGCGGTCTTGGGGCGGTCGGTGAACACCACGTCGTGGGTCTTGAGGAAGAACTTGGCCATCTCCACGGAGGAGCCGACAACGACGGGGAAGGACCCGAACTGGAGTTGCATGAGCGGGCCGTACTTCTTGGACAGCGCGTGGATGGAGCGGTGCGGGAGCGTGCCGATGAGGTTGAGGTTGCCGATGATCGGCCACGGCTTGGGGCCCGGCGGGAGGTTGtactggcggcggcggcggaggacggcCTTGAGGAAGAGCACCGTGGCGAGCACCACGCCGAGGAAGGACGCTAGCTGAGGAAGCTCCATTGGGATCGAACCTGACCGGGCAGGTACGCTGATGATGATGCAAGTGCTGTGGCTGAGTGATGCCTTCAAGCTTGAGCTGGGTGTTGAGGTCGTGGTGGTGCTGCCTACTTATAGATGGCGAGGTGGAACTGGAAGAGCGCGTGCGTCGTCGTGCGAAGTGGAGGTGGGAAAGCACCAGGAAATCTGAAGAAGACTTTGGAAAACTTGACTGACGAAGAACATTTCGTGTGAGACACTCAGACACATGCTCAGCGTTACCTGACGAGGTGGAATCGGAAGAAATGTAAGTATGTCACTAAAGGGTGTAATCAAACGGCGTGGGATCACCAGATAATGACTAGTGTGATTTAGCTGCTAAACATGCATGTGATAGAGCAACTCTACCCAAGAAAAAAAAACTGGTTTTTCTCTCTAACCGGCATCTAGCCAAAGCCCAAGAAAACTTAAAGGAGTAAAAAATAGAGGTAAATACATCAGTAGTGTCTGAACTTGCCATGGATGTTCACTTTAGTGCCTAAAGTTGAAAAATATGCCGAACTAGTTCTAAAACTTGGCTGACTCGTGCAAATACGGTGCTAATCTCATCTGTATTAGACGGGTAGTGTGCTGATGTGGCCCCGTATTTGTTGACATGGCATGGGGCCACTTGTAGTGGCGAAGCAAGATTATTTTAATAATATATGTGCCTTTATGACAAGTGGTCCTGTATGTCAGTCAGAACAAATagaaaattgaaattaaaaataGTGCCCGGTTAGAGACGAGCACATGACCTGCAGGTTGAAGAGAGCATACGCCGACCACTGCACCACACACGGTATGATCGCACCTTTGGCCATTACATATTAATGAATGCTAAACAAAAGGGATTCTGGTGCTTAAATGCGCTGCATCCAGTGGGCCATTTAGGACATGTTATTTTTTCAGAGAGAAATGTAAAAGGTCTGTAAATTATATTCATAATAATAAATTTTAGATTCAAATATTCGTGTGTTATTAATAATTACCTCATCTATGGATTGTATTCACTAAACATTTAAAAATGTATTTAACGAACATTCTTAAATATAATCCATGATTGTACACTTTAAAAGTGTGTACTTACTAAACATTTTTAAACACTCATGGCTTATATTTAAACTATTGTTTTCTAAATAATAAGTGAATATTTCTAAAAATTAAAGGAACATTTGTTAGTAAGTTATTTTATTACATGCCTCTATATATTTATTGTGTCTCCACATAAATATTTGTGTACCATGAGGTTATTATTTATGTACCAAAAATATTCGAAAATATTTATAACCCACAACATGACATGGGGCCTGTTTTTTAAAATTTAGCAATACGTGCACACGAATATTTTTATGCCACAAGGTAATTATTGATGACACAAATATTTGTATATCAGGAAGTAATTATTAATAATACACAAATATTTGAATCTGACTTTATTATTATGAATTACAATTTACAGActtttaacatttttttaaaaagtTAATCTGTACCAAATGGGCACCCTATGCAGCCTATTTAAACACCAAAAGTCATGCTATCATACATAAAGCAGTGCACGCCTTAATTTGCAATTTTGCTTCTTCGGTGTAGTGGTCAGCGCGTGAATAATCAAAGAGCAGGTCGCTGTTCGACTCCAAATGAGCATAATTTTATGTTTCCATTTTTTTCTTCTATACTGACAGGTGGGGTGCCATGTCAGCACATATATGTTTAGCACCGTATTTGCATGCGCTAGCCAAGTTTTAGAACCAATTCAATGTATTTTTCAAGTTCAGACACTAAACTGAACATGCATGACAAGTTCAAGCACCATCGGTGTAATTACCTCTAAAAAATATACAGTTTGTCTAACTCACATCTAGATGTTTTCTAAGGATGTCACATCTAACCTTTCACAAATAACCCAGCAACAAGGAATAAAAAAAAACTGAGACAAAAAAAAAGACCACAAACATAGTGAACATCAggttagatgtgacataactatggcacatctagatgtgtcctaaaCAGACCCAAAAATATATACTGCAAGCAGCGCGTGACCCTTAAATTTACTCCTCCTCGTGGCCGCGGAGTAAAAAAAAATCCAACCTCGCCTCTCCACTGGCCCTCCACCCGATCCCCGCCGCCCAACCTCACCCGCACCCACTCCAACGCTGGCCCGCCGCCGATATGACCTGACCCCCACCGCCCACGCACAACGTGGATCCGCGGCGCCACGAGCGTTCTCGAGGTCGCGGAACTACTTCCTCCCGTGCAACATCTTCTTCCTCTCACGGCCGCTTGCCCGGCTTCCCCGatcttccgccgccgccgccacagaGGCAATGCATCGGCGTGCGGCAGCAGAATTGGAGAACGTGGGTGGTCGAGATAACCGATCGGCACACCGACAAGAAGATCTGGATTTGCTTCTTCCATTTagccgagcaggcggcgcgggcCTACATgtcatcactagtagaaaacatggctttggttcgggcctggccagcccattagtcccggttcttcacgaaccgggacccatggggggcattagacccggttcgtgagcccaggtggccggtgggggcctcgtgggcattggtcccggttcgtctggatcTATTTGTTctggttctaggcacgaaccgggaccaatgggccgcgctcctggcccacagccattggtatcggttcgtgcctagaactgGTACAGAAGGGGGGGGGGTAGTTCCGgttcctgccacgaaccgggacaaataagttgcctatatatataccccatcgccgcagcagagcactccacagtgctctgttttttgctggccggcgagggggagggcattgggtgctctagctcacctcctatgcacacgaggtgttcgatgaaatgcctaagccacactagttaagctttctcctctcgaagctcgacctcggagctccatttttcccgagatttgtctaggtttagcggtccgtcacacCCCATCCCCGttttcaccgccgtcgatcgcccgcgccgatctcgtcgccggcaccaccgtggtgagcctcttgttcttatcttctttctgattttcttactttagataaatacttgtctgattttcttactttagatagatacttgtctgattttcttacttttgacacacataattatatataatgcacgcagatgaaccggcaatggatgtacggtgacagacacacctccgagtacattaagagcgtgcataattttctcgatgtggctgaggcaaacaagcagaatggttttatgtgttgtccatgccctaaatgtgggaatacgaagtcttactctgaccggaaaatccttcacacccagggtttcatgccacactataatgtttggatgaggcacggagaaataggggttatgatggaagacggcaaagaagaagaggacgatgacaactatgtgccccctgaatacggtgatgctgcaatggggggagctggtgaagatcaagaggaactagaggatgtgcccgatgatgctgctaaagatcaagaggaaccagacgatatacccgatgatgatgatctccgtcgggtcattgtcgatgcaaggacgcaatgcgaaagtcaaaaggagaagctgaagttcgatcgcatgttagaggatcacaaaaaagggttgtaccccaattgcgaagatggcaacacaaagctcggtaccgtactggaattgctgcagtggaaggcagagaatgctgtgcctgacaaaggatttgagaagctactgaaaatattgaagaggaagcttccaaaggataacgaattgcccgacagtacgtacgcaacaaagaaggtcgtatgccctctaggattggaggtgcagaagatacatgcatgccctacttgttggaaatatgccctagaggcaataataaattggttattattatatttccttgttcatgataatcgtttattatccatgctagaattgtattgataggaaactcagatacatgtgtggatacatagacaacaccatgtccctattaagcctctagttgactagctcgttgatcaatagatggttatggtttcctgaccatggacattggatgtcgttgataacgggatcacatcattaggagaatgatgtgatggacaagacccaatcctaagcctagcacaagatcgtgtagttcgtttgctaagagcttttctaatgtcaagtatcatttccttagaccatgagattgtgcaactcccggacaccgtaggaatgctttgggtgtaccaaacgtcacaacgtaactgggtggctataaaggtgcactacaggtatctccgaaagtgtctgttgggttggcacgaatcgagactgggatttgtcactccgtgtaaacggagaggtatctctgggcccactcggtaggaatcatcataatgtgcacaatgtgaccaaggagttgatcaaaGGATGATGTGTtactgaacgagtaaagagacttgccggtaacgagattgaacaaggtatcgggataccgacgatcgaatctcgggcaagtaacataccggttgacaaagggaattgtatacgggattgattgaatcctcgacatcgtggttcatccgatgagatcatcgaggagcatgtgggagccaacatgggtatccagatcccgctgttggttattgaccggagagtcgtctcggtcatgtctgcgtgtctcccgaacccgtagggtctacacacttaaggttcggtgacgctagggttgtagagatattagtatgcggtaacccgaaagttgttcggagtcccggatgagatcccggacgtcacgaggagttccggaatggtccgtaggtaaacatttatatatgggaagtcttattttggtcgccggaaaagttttgcgcattatcggtattgtaccgggagtgccgaaaggggtccgggggtccaccaagggggtccaccagccccggggggccacatgggctgtaggggtgtgcgccttggcctatatgggccaagggcaccggccccaagaggcccatgcgccaagagataagggaaagggagagtcctaaagggggaaggcacctccgaggtgccttggggaggatggactcctccctggccgcacccttccttggaagaagggccaaggctgcgccctccctctcccttggccctatatatagtgggggggagggagggcagcaacacctaagccctggcgcctccctctccctcccgtgacacatctccctcctcccgcagcgcttggcgaagccctgttggaatcccgctacttccaccaccacgccgtcgtgctgctggatctccatcaacctctccttcccccttgctggatcaagaaggaggagacgtcgctgctccgtacgtgtgttgaacgcggaggtgccgtccgtttggcgctaggatcatcggtgatttggatcacgacgagtacgactccatcaaccccgtcctcttgaacgcttccgctcgcgatctacaagggtatgtagatgcactccttccctctcgttgctagtaaactccatagattgatcttggtgatgcgtagaaaattttgaatttctgctacgatccccaacactaatgactgcatcctctaccgtggtgcgtacgaggatttgaacgcatgcccggtatgcggtgcatcgcggtataagatcag
This genomic window contains:
- the LOC109776740 gene encoding trimethyltridecatetraene synthase, whose protein sequence is MELPQLASFLGVVLATVLFLKAVLRRRRQYNLPPGPKPWPIIGNLNLIGTLPHRSIHALSKKYGPLMQLQFGSFPVVVGSSVEMAKFFLKTHDVVFTDRPKTAAGRYTTYNYSDITWSPYGAYWRQARKMCLTELFSAKRLESYEYIRREEVLALLGDLYRGGAGAGRVVVLKDYLSTVSLNVITRMVMGKKYLEKEVRDEAGAVITTPEEFKWMIDELFLLNGVLNIGDSIPWLDWMDLQGYIKRMKKLSKMFDRFLEHVVDEHSERRGHEGESFVVKDMVDVLLQFASDPGLEVKLNREGVKAFTQDLIAGGTESSAVTVEWALSELLKKPEVLAKATEELDRVVGRGRWVTEKDMPSLPYVDAIVKETMRLHPVAPMLVPRLSREDTSINGYDIPAGTRVLVMVWSIGRDPELWEAPEEFMPERFLGSRLDVKGQDYELLPFGSGRRMCPGYSLGLKVIQVSLANLLHGFTWRLPDGVELSMEEIFGLSTPRKFPLEAVMEPKLPAHLYVEA